Proteins from one Planctomyces sp. SH-PL62 genomic window:
- a CDS encoding metal-dependent transcriptional regulator has protein sequence MNEATTAVASLTVENYVKTIALIADRNPPGVAVSTGALAQAMGVSPGTVTGMLKTLSEAALATYAPYEGARLTESGNRLALMVIRRHRLLELFLAKTLDMTWDEVHEEAEHMEHAVSERLIDRMEQFLGHPAVDPHGDPIPAADGSLNNPQGVPLSQCAPGANFRVIRVMDQDSAFLRYLTECGLDLNAEGVLRENRAEAGAVVCRIGGRDVALGAAAAEKVLVETR, from the coding sequence GTGAACGAGGCGACGACCGCCGTGGCGAGCCTGACCGTCGAAAATTACGTGAAGACGATCGCCCTGATCGCCGATCGCAACCCGCCCGGCGTCGCCGTCTCCACCGGCGCGCTGGCGCAGGCGATGGGGGTCTCGCCGGGGACCGTCACCGGCATGCTCAAGACCCTCTCCGAGGCGGCCCTGGCCACCTACGCCCCGTACGAAGGAGCCCGGCTCACCGAGTCCGGAAACCGCCTCGCCCTGATGGTCATCCGCCGCCATCGGCTGCTGGAACTCTTCCTGGCCAAGACCCTGGACATGACCTGGGACGAGGTCCACGAGGAAGCCGAGCACATGGAGCACGCCGTCTCCGAGCGGCTGATCGACCGCATGGAACAGTTCCTCGGCCATCCGGCCGTCGACCCCCACGGCGACCCGATCCCGGCCGCCGACGGCTCGCTGAACAATCCCCAGGGGGTCCCGCTGTCCCAGTGCGCCCCGGGCGCGAACTTCCGGGTGATCCGGGTGATGGACCAGGATTCGGCCTTCCTCCGCTACCTGACCGAATGCGGCCTCGACCTCAACGCCGAGGGGGTCCTCCGCGAGAACCGCGCCGAGGCCGGCGCGGTCGTCTGTCGCATCGGCGGGCGCGACGTCGCCCTCGGCGCGGCCGCCGCGGAGAAGGTCCTCGTGGAAACCCGCTGA
- a CDS encoding DUF1080 domain-containing protein, with product MHAIRSVPVLTALAIAFALTAPRGASAADPAPLLQFNGKDLTGFYTYLHDHKLEDPDGVFTVVDGELRISGKEWGGVVTREEYENYHLVTEWKWGKKAYAPRADKARDSGILLHCFGADDAIGGHWMQSMECQIIEGGTGDFIVVARPDIKPLSLSSEVVKKEDGQWYYQPDGSGALRAFDGGRINWWGRDLAWKDEINFRGAKDVEKPAGEWNTLEVVCDGDSITNILNGQVVNKGVKSNLTKGKLTFQSEGAEIVFRKIEIRPLAGK from the coding sequence ATGCATGCGATTCGATCCGTCCCGGTCCTGACCGCTCTTGCGATCGCGTTCGCCCTGACCGCCCCGAGGGGCGCGTCCGCCGCCGATCCCGCGCCGCTGCTCCAGTTCAACGGCAAGGACCTCACCGGGTTCTACACCTACCTGCACGACCACAAACTTGAGGACCCCGACGGCGTCTTCACGGTCGTCGACGGCGAGCTGCGGATCTCCGGCAAGGAGTGGGGTGGGGTCGTCACCCGCGAGGAGTACGAGAACTACCACCTGGTCACCGAGTGGAAGTGGGGGAAGAAGGCCTACGCCCCCCGCGCCGACAAGGCCCGCGACTCGGGCATCCTGCTCCACTGCTTCGGCGCCGACGACGCGATCGGCGGCCACTGGATGCAGTCGATGGAGTGCCAGATCATCGAAGGGGGGACCGGAGACTTCATCGTCGTCGCCCGCCCGGACATCAAGCCGCTCAGCCTCAGCAGCGAGGTCGTCAAGAAGGAAGACGGCCAGTGGTACTACCAGCCGGACGGCAGCGGCGCCCTCCGCGCGTTCGACGGCGGCCGGATCAACTGGTGGGGTCGCGACCTCGCCTGGAAGGACGAGATCAACTTCCGGGGGGCGAAGGACGTCGAGAAGCCGGCGGGCGAGTGGAACACCCTCGAAGTCGTCTGCGACGGCGACTCCATCACCAACATCCTCAACGGCCAGGTCGTCAACAAGGGCGTGAAGTCGAACCTGACCAAGGGGAAGCTGACCTTCCAGTCGGAGGGCGCCGAGATCGTCTTCCGCAAGATCGAGATCCGGCCCCTCGCCGGCAAGTGA
- a CDS encoding ATP-dependent Clp protease adaptor ClpS encodes MSDEQGAANAAAEPEVVVAVAEEQETRTKKLPPFNVIILNDEEHTFEYVIELLIKLFRHPLPTAEALTWAIHNRGRAVVYTTHKEKAELKREQVVSYGADPRMKESRGPLGCYIEPAE; translated from the coding sequence ATGTCGGACGAGCAGGGAGCGGCCAACGCCGCCGCGGAGCCGGAAGTCGTCGTCGCCGTCGCCGAGGAGCAGGAGACGCGGACGAAGAAGCTCCCCCCGTTCAACGTGATCATCCTCAACGACGAGGAGCACACGTTCGAGTACGTCATCGAGCTGCTGATCAAGCTCTTCCGCCACCCCCTCCCCACCGCCGAGGCCCTCACCTGGGCCATCCACAACCGGGGCCGCGCCGTCGTCTACACCACCCACAAGGAGAAGGCCGAGCTCAAGCGCGAGCAGGTCGTCTCCTACGGCGCCGACCCGCGCATGAAGGAATCCCGGGGGCCCCTGGGCTGCTACATCGAACCGGCGGAGTGA
- a CDS encoding 5-oxoprolinase subunit PxpA has protein sequence MNSSESLDVNADLGEGSPNDESLLDRVASASVCCGAHAGDPDTIRRTLAAALARGVVVGAHPGYPDREGFGRRERDLDAAEVDRLIRGQVADLRRLADEVGVAVRFLKPHGALYNQAQRGGESARGVVAAAVGLGLPLLGRPATPLESLARGAGLDFIAEGFPDRRYRPDGSLAPRDEPGAVLHDPAELAANVRALVAGGVVRTLCVHGDEPAAVANADRVRGILAGLGIAVRPFLDPAS, from the coding sequence ATGAACTCCTCTGAATCCCTGGACGTGAACGCCGATCTCGGCGAAGGCTCGCCGAACGACGAGTCGCTGCTGGATCGGGTGGCATCCGCGAGCGTCTGCTGCGGGGCGCACGCCGGCGACCCGGACACGATCCGCCGCACCCTGGCCGCGGCCCTCGCGCGGGGCGTGGTCGTGGGCGCCCACCCCGGCTATCCCGACCGCGAGGGCTTCGGCCGTCGCGAGCGGGACCTCGATGCCGCCGAGGTCGACCGCCTGATCCGGGGCCAGGTCGCCGACCTGCGACGGCTCGCGGACGAGGTCGGCGTCGCGGTCCGATTCCTCAAGCCGCACGGGGCGCTCTACAACCAGGCCCAGCGCGGGGGCGAGTCGGCCCGAGGGGTCGTCGCGGCGGCCGTCGGCCTGGGGCTGCCGCTGCTGGGACGGCCGGCGACGCCCCTGGAGTCGCTCGCGAGGGGCGCGGGGCTGGACTTCATCGCCGAGGGCTTCCCGGATCGTCGCTATCGGCCCGACGGCTCGCTGGCGCCGCGGGACGAGCCGGGGGCGGTGCTGCACGACCCCGCCGAGCTGGCCGCGAACGTCCGGGCGCTGGTGGCCGGCGGCGTGGTGCGGACGCTCTGCGTGCACGGCGACGAGCCGGCCGCCGTCGCCAACGCGGACCGCGTCCGGGGGATCCTGGCGGGCCTCGGGATCGCCGTCCGGCCGTTCCTCGATCCCGCCTCCTGA
- a CDS encoding class I SAM-dependent rRNA methyltransferase, with protein sequence MSQPRPRNPRGPEPPPPPMPIPDRSLDPEIPLPTVAIRSPGNHPFIFRKMIEGVKGPLIARLGDLVQVLDRDGNPLGYGLWNPRSQISLRMLSREPQAPGVDFWTRRIDEAVKLRLDMLRVESDSNAYRVIHAEGDGLSGLIVDRYDDVLSVEVFSLGMYQRIGPILDLLAKRLGTKHFRVRVDERVALQEDFAGRPVVSPQLPPRVTVTEHGVRYRIHFAESHKTGFFCDQRDNRRELAKFCKDRTVLDACCYTGGFGLNALIRGEAREVTCIDLDEKAVALAKENGNANSVRLDVVHADAFGYMRQMGLNGREYGAIILDPPKLIMDRDDVAPGKRKYFDLNVLAMSLVEPGGLLLTCSCSGLLDAAEFQGLLKAASRKANRSVQLLAMTGASADHPVALDAPEGSYLKAAWLRMGERLPEPISSPPSADFSTISPTD encoded by the coding sequence ATGAGCCAGCCTCGACCGAGGAACCCCCGAGGGCCCGAGCCCCCCCCGCCGCCGATGCCGATCCCGGACCGGTCCCTGGACCCCGAGATCCCGCTGCCGACCGTCGCGATCCGGTCTCCGGGCAATCATCCGTTCATCTTCCGGAAGATGATCGAGGGGGTGAAAGGACCGCTCATCGCCCGGCTGGGCGACCTCGTCCAGGTGCTCGACCGAGACGGCAACCCGCTCGGCTACGGGCTCTGGAACCCCCGCTCGCAGATCAGCCTGCGGATGCTCTCACGCGAGCCCCAGGCGCCGGGCGTGGACTTCTGGACGCGGCGGATCGACGAGGCGGTCAAGCTCCGGCTCGACATGCTCCGCGTGGAATCCGATTCCAACGCCTACCGCGTCATCCACGCCGAGGGAGACGGCCTCTCCGGCCTGATCGTCGACCGCTACGACGACGTGCTCTCGGTCGAGGTCTTCAGCCTGGGCATGTACCAGCGGATCGGGCCGATCCTCGACCTTCTGGCCAAACGGCTGGGGACGAAGCACTTCCGCGTCCGCGTCGACGAGCGCGTCGCCTTGCAGGAAGACTTCGCCGGCCGCCCCGTGGTCAGCCCCCAGCTCCCCCCCCGGGTGACGGTGACGGAGCACGGCGTCCGCTACCGCATCCACTTCGCGGAGAGCCACAAGACCGGCTTCTTCTGCGACCAGCGGGACAACCGGCGGGAGCTTGCGAAGTTCTGCAAGGACCGCACCGTCCTGGACGCCTGCTGCTACACCGGCGGCTTCGGCCTCAACGCCCTGATCCGGGGCGAGGCGCGCGAGGTCACCTGCATCGACCTGGACGAGAAGGCCGTCGCGCTGGCCAAGGAGAACGGCAACGCCAACAGCGTCCGGCTCGACGTGGTCCACGCCGACGCCTTCGGCTACATGCGGCAGATGGGCCTCAACGGCCGCGAGTACGGCGCGATCATCCTGGACCCCCCCAAGCTGATCATGGATCGCGACGACGTCGCGCCCGGGAAGCGGAAGTACTTCGACCTCAACGTCCTGGCGATGAGCCTCGTCGAGCCCGGCGGGCTTTTGCTCACCTGCTCGTGCTCCGGCCTGCTGGACGCGGCCGAGTTCCAGGGGCTCCTCAAGGCGGCCTCCCGGAAGGCCAACCGGAGCGTCCAGCTTCTGGCGATGACCGGCGCCTCGGCCGACCACCCGGTCGCGCTGGACGCCCCCGAAGGCTCCTACCTGAAGGCGGCCTGGCTCCGCATGGGCGAGCGGCTCCCCGAGCCGATCTCCTCCCCGCCGTCGGCCGACTTTTCGACAATCTCCCCGACCGACTGA
- a CDS encoding biotin-dependent carboxyltransferase family protein — MSLLVVDPGFFTTVQDLGRPGARAYGVPLGGAFDRESLTLANALAGDEPGPAALEMTLRGGAFEALDDLGVALAGAAMDAAIVGPDGSRRSIPIPSSARLRQGERIELGRAQDGARTYLATPGGFQTAPWLGSRSRERPIRRGDVLPAGPSRLEFRRPAKPASIELPAPFRILPGPDWGLLDDPEALIAARFRVGSRSDRMGMRLDGGPITIAPTPERLSAPVTPGAIQMAGGRPIVLGVACGTMGGYPHVAQVASADLDRLGRLRPGDPLSFEPVSLAEARRLDREAREALRGRSLRLIAAARDGRC; from the coding sequence ATGAGCCTGCTGGTCGTCGATCCCGGCTTCTTCACGACGGTGCAGGACCTCGGACGCCCCGGCGCCCGCGCGTACGGCGTGCCGCTGGGCGGGGCGTTCGACCGGGAATCGCTGACGCTCGCGAACGCCCTGGCGGGCGACGAGCCGGGCCCGGCCGCGCTCGAGATGACGCTCCGCGGCGGCGCGTTCGAGGCCCTCGACGACCTCGGCGTCGCCCTCGCCGGCGCGGCGATGGACGCCGCGATCGTCGGCCCGGACGGCTCGCGAAGGTCGATCCCGATCCCGTCGAGCGCCCGGCTGCGTCAGGGGGAGCGGATCGAGTTGGGCCGGGCCCAGGACGGGGCGCGGACCTACCTGGCGACCCCCGGCGGCTTTCAGACCGCCCCCTGGCTCGGCAGCCGTTCCCGCGAACGTCCCATCCGTCGGGGAGACGTCCTCCCCGCCGGGCCGAGCCGCCTGGAATTCCGACGCCCCGCGAAGCCAGCCTCGATCGAACTCCCGGCGCCGTTCCGCATCCTCCCCGGCCCGGACTGGGGGCTGCTGGACGACCCCGAGGCGCTGATCGCGGCCCGGTTCCGGGTCGGCTCGCGGAGCGACCGCATGGGGATGCGGCTGGACGGAGGGCCGATCACGATCGCCCCGACGCCCGAGCGACTCTCCGCGCCGGTGACTCCGGGAGCGATCCAGATGGCCGGCGGACGGCCGATCGTCCTGGGGGTCGCCTGCGGGACGATGGGGGGCTATCCCCACGTCGCGCAGGTCGCGTCGGCCGACCTCGACCGCCTGGGGAGGCTCCGCCCCGGCGACCCCCTGTCGTTCGAGCCGGTCTCGCTGGCCGAGGCCCGTCGGCTGGATCGCGAGGCCCGCGAGGCGCTTCGCGGCCGATCCCTTCGCCTGATCGCGGCGGCCCGCGACGGCCGTTGTTGA
- a CDS encoding 5-oxoprolinase subunit B family protein, whose product MTTRLEPLGDRAFLARFETEDEARRWADAVRGRSLPGVEVVLAYRSAAVLADPDRCDLDALEATLRGQEPGDGPDVVPTRHVIPVLYDGPDLREAAARLGMGPDELVARHSSRDYRVFAIGFLPGFPYAGYLPDELCGLSRRDDPRLEVAAGTVAIVGRQTGVYPIKSPGGWHLLGRTPLRVADAEAGRFPIRAGDAVRFRPIDRDEFEARSDELL is encoded by the coding sequence GTGACGACCCGCCTGGAACCGCTGGGCGATCGGGCCTTCCTGGCCCGGTTCGAAACCGAGGACGAGGCCCGTCGCTGGGCGGACGCCGTTCGGGGACGGAGCCTTCCGGGGGTGGAAGTCGTGCTGGCCTATCGCTCCGCGGCCGTCCTCGCCGACCCGGATCGGTGCGACCTCGACGCGCTGGAGGCCACGCTCCGGGGGCAGGAGCCCGGCGACGGCCCCGACGTCGTACCGACGCGACACGTGATCCCGGTTCTGTACGACGGCCCCGATCTGCGCGAGGCGGCGGCGCGGCTCGGCATGGGCCCGGACGAGCTGGTCGCGAGGCATTCGAGTCGGGACTACCGGGTCTTCGCGATCGGCTTCCTGCCCGGATTCCCCTACGCCGGATACCTCCCCGACGAGCTTTGCGGGCTCTCCCGCCGCGACGATCCCCGGCTGGAAGTGGCCGCCGGAACGGTGGCGATCGTGGGTCGGCAGACCGGCGTCTACCCGATCAAATCCCCCGGCGGCTGGCATCTGCTGGGCCGGACGCCCCTGCGGGTCGCCGACGCCGAGGCCGGCCGGTTCCCCATCCGGGCCGGCGACGCCGTCCGATTCCGTCCCATCGACCGCGACGAGTTCGAAGCGAGATCCGATGAACTCCTCTGA
- a CDS encoding c-type cytochrome domain-containing protein, with amino-acid sequence MTLAIRPRALAPLLFAFTAVAANPLPALPGFALAARGQEPNPDEAPTGVPEGEIMEEPGGQVPDEAAPRRGRARSRGPARKGAPTRARAEAAPKPAEEAAKSADAPAPKAEAPAAGPSFARDVAPVLVAAGCIDCHSPGRPGFARGKLDMGSFEKFMKGGGSGPAAAAGKPDESHLILRVRGDEEPRMPPGDDARLGEPAVAAISAWIQAGAKLDDGLDPKAPIKSYAASPQDLAKSKLAEMPAEARDAKVTQAGLERWKKANPELKPEIETTEHFALFTTLPKDRAASTLKSIETQLPAIRRVLGPEVIDRPEKISFYAFSDRKDYVEFLRTVKQREVDEEEEGDADLRTAQPYVVVVAPPDAPAASATGPRRKTRGRRDADAPEGSGRTLAGLLIENLGRGAVLANGSSPRWLAEGLGVYLAGSVERRSPYQRKLRVAALDAFKLGWPTRASDVLGGGEQVSPEEFRGVSFALVECLTSPHFRPLFGDFLTGMSKGGDKLDDVIKDVYGADRETFLNETGDWVASTYGGAD; translated from the coding sequence ATGACGCTCGCGATCCGGCCTCGCGCCTTGGCCCCCTTGCTCTTCGCCTTCACGGCCGTCGCGGCGAACCCGCTCCCGGCCCTGCCCGGATTCGCCCTCGCCGCCCGGGGGCAAGAGCCGAACCCCGACGAGGCGCCGACGGGCGTCCCGGAGGGCGAGATCATGGAGGAGCCTGGCGGCCAGGTCCCGGACGAGGCCGCGCCGCGAAGGGGCCGGGCCCGTTCCCGAGGCCCCGCGCGGAAGGGCGCGCCGACGCGGGCCCGCGCCGAAGCGGCCCCCAAGCCCGCGGAAGAGGCCGCCAAGTCGGCGGACGCCCCGGCGCCCAAGGCCGAAGCCCCGGCCGCCGGCCCCTCGTTCGCGCGCGACGTCGCCCCCGTCCTCGTCGCCGCCGGCTGCATCGACTGCCACAGCCCGGGCCGCCCCGGGTTCGCCCGCGGCAAGCTCGACATGGGCTCGTTCGAGAAATTCATGAAGGGGGGGGGCTCCGGCCCGGCCGCCGCCGCCGGCAAGCCCGACGAGAGCCACCTCATCCTCCGCGTGCGGGGCGACGAGGAACCTCGGATGCCCCCCGGCGACGACGCCCGACTCGGCGAACCGGCCGTCGCCGCGATCTCCGCCTGGATCCAGGCCGGCGCGAAGCTCGACGACGGGCTCGACCCCAAGGCCCCGATCAAGAGCTACGCGGCGTCCCCCCAGGACCTCGCCAAATCCAAGCTCGCCGAGATGCCTGCCGAGGCGCGCGACGCGAAGGTCACGCAGGCCGGCCTCGAACGCTGGAAGAAGGCCAACCCGGAACTCAAGCCCGAGATCGAGACGACCGAGCACTTCGCCCTGTTCACCACGCTCCCCAAGGACCGCGCGGCCAGCACGCTCAAGTCCATCGAGACGCAGCTCCCGGCGATCCGTCGGGTGCTCGGCCCCGAGGTGATCGACCGGCCGGAGAAGATCAGCTTCTACGCCTTCTCGGACCGCAAGGACTACGTGGAATTCCTCCGCACGGTCAAGCAGCGCGAGGTGGACGAGGAGGAGGAAGGGGACGCCGACCTCCGCACCGCCCAGCCTTACGTCGTGGTCGTGGCCCCGCCCGACGCCCCGGCCGCTTCGGCGACCGGGCCGAGGCGGAAGACGCGCGGGCGTCGCGACGCCGACGCCCCGGAAGGCTCCGGGCGGACGCTCGCCGGCCTGCTGATCGAGAACCTGGGCAGGGGGGCGGTGCTGGCGAACGGCTCGTCCCCCCGGTGGCTGGCCGAAGGCCTGGGCGTCTATCTCGCGGGGAGCGTCGAACGCCGGAGCCCCTACCAGCGGAAGCTCCGCGTCGCCGCGCTCGACGCCTTCAAGCTGGGCTGGCCGACCCGCGCCAGCGACGTCCTCGGCGGCGGCGAGCAGGTCTCGCCCGAGGAGTTCCGAGGCGTCAGCTTCGCCCTCGTCGAGTGCCTGACCTCCCCCCATTTCCGTCCCCTCTTCGGCGACTTCCTCACGGGCATGAGCAAGGGGGGCGACAAGCTCGACGACGTCATCAAGGACGTCTACGGCGCGGACCGCGAGACCTTCCTCAACGAAACCGGCGACTGGGTCGCCTCCACCTACGGCGGGGCCGACTGA
- the thiO gene encoding glycine oxidase ThiO, protein MAERYDVVVAGGGIVGLSAAYALAREGVSVAVLDRREPGREASWAGAGLLPARSDPDRRPSHPTLQLRAWSASLYPEWSEALREETGIDNGYRRTGGVDVARTEAEEHALRTTAGRWRVEGIAYERLAPGDYTRVEPALDPSLRAVYFLPDRAQVRNPWHLRALAEAIAKRGGVVLPRRGVEGFTTRGDRVTGVRTGDGPIEADHVIVAAGAWSGGLLADLGVRAPTPPVKGQIVLLNGGRPLLRRIVEHGRHYLVPREDGRILIGATEEDAGFDVLPTADAFHGLLEAAWSLCPALRDAEIEATWAGLRPGSLDTRPYIGPAPGFRNLIVAAGHKRAGLQLSPATAELVADVVLGRIPRIDLSYFRIDREPAPAGDDVFRS, encoded by the coding sequence ATGGCCGAGCGGTACGACGTGGTCGTGGCGGGAGGGGGGATCGTCGGGCTCTCGGCCGCGTACGCACTGGCGCGCGAGGGGGTCTCGGTGGCGGTCCTGGACCGCCGCGAGCCCGGTCGCGAAGCGTCGTGGGCCGGGGCGGGCCTGCTCCCGGCCCGGAGCGATCCCGATCGTCGGCCGTCGCACCCCACGCTCCAGCTCCGGGCCTGGAGCGCGTCGCTCTATCCCGAGTGGTCGGAAGCCCTCCGCGAGGAGACCGGGATCGACAACGGCTACCGTCGCACCGGCGGCGTCGACGTCGCGCGGACCGAGGCGGAGGAGCACGCCCTCCGCACGACCGCCGGCCGATGGCGCGTCGAGGGGATCGCCTATGAGCGGCTCGCGCCCGGAGACTATACGCGGGTCGAGCCCGCCCTGGACCCTTCCCTGCGCGCCGTCTACTTCCTCCCCGACCGGGCGCAGGTCCGCAATCCCTGGCACCTCCGGGCGCTGGCGGAGGCGATCGCGAAGCGCGGCGGGGTCGTGCTGCCGCGCCGGGGCGTCGAGGGCTTCACGACTCGGGGCGACCGCGTGACCGGCGTCCGCACCGGCGACGGGCCGATCGAGGCCGACCACGTGATCGTCGCCGCCGGCGCGTGGTCGGGCGGGCTGCTCGCCGACCTGGGCGTGCGCGCCCCGACGCCGCCGGTGAAGGGGCAAATCGTGCTGCTGAACGGCGGCCGTCCGCTCCTCCGGCGGATCGTCGAGCACGGCAGGCACTATCTCGTCCCTCGGGAGGACGGGCGGATCCTGATCGGGGCGACCGAGGAGGACGCCGGCTTCGACGTCCTCCCCACGGCCGACGCCTTCCACGGCCTGCTCGAAGCGGCGTGGTCGCTCTGCCCCGCGCTCCGAGACGCCGAGATCGAGGCCACCTGGGCGGGCCTCCGCCCCGGCAGCCTGGACACCCGCCCCTACATCGGACCCGCCCCCGGCTTCCGCAACCTGATCGTCGCCGCCGGCCACAAACGCGCGGGGCTCCAGCTCTCGCCCGCCACCGCCGAACTGGTGGCCGACGTCGTGCTGGGCCGGATCCCTCGGATCGACCTCTCCTACTTCCGCATCGACCGCGAGCCCGCCCCGGCGGGGGACGACGTGTTCCGGTCCTGA
- the rbsK gene encoding ribokinase: MSRILLFGSSNTDMTVRVPRLPAPGETVLGGEFATTPGGKGANQAVAARRAGAEVVFVTAVGDDELGRGALALYRREGIDVEHVRVVSGVASGVALIYVDDHGENMIAVASGANLSLTPEDVAALPDDLFQAGDILVTGLEIPYQTALAAMRRGRAAGMTVLLNPAPAPTAGDPAIAELLAAADVVTPNRGEARTLAGAGKGDDPLALAERIRPQGPKTVIVTLGSEGCLATTGPEVYEIPSRKVTAVDAVGAGDAFNGALAAVLAEGRPLGEALAWATAAAALAVTRPGAQSALPTREAIDRFVHVKDRG; the protein is encoded by the coding sequence ATGTCCCGAATCCTCCTCTTCGGCTCGTCCAACACCGACATGACCGTCCGCGTGCCTCGACTCCCCGCGCCGGGGGAGACGGTGCTGGGGGGGGAGTTCGCCACGACGCCCGGCGGCAAGGGGGCGAATCAGGCGGTCGCGGCGCGGCGGGCGGGCGCGGAGGTCGTCTTCGTGACGGCGGTCGGCGACGACGAGCTGGGGCGGGGGGCCCTCGCGCTCTATCGTCGCGAAGGGATCGACGTGGAGCACGTCCGGGTGGTGTCGGGAGTGGCCTCGGGCGTCGCCCTGATTTATGTGGACGACCACGGCGAGAACATGATCGCCGTCGCCTCGGGGGCGAACCTGAGCCTGACGCCCGAAGACGTCGCCGCGCTGCCCGACGATCTTTTCCAGGCCGGCGACATCCTCGTGACCGGACTCGAGATCCCGTATCAGACCGCGCTGGCCGCCATGCGGCGGGGGCGGGCGGCGGGAATGACCGTGCTCCTCAACCCGGCCCCCGCGCCGACGGCCGGCGACCCGGCGATCGCCGAGCTGCTGGCGGCGGCCGACGTGGTCACGCCCAACCGGGGCGAGGCCCGGACCCTGGCCGGCGCCGGGAAGGGGGACGATCCGCTCGCCCTCGCGGAGCGGATCCGGCCCCAGGGCCCGAAGACCGTGATCGTCACGCTGGGTTCCGAGGGCTGCCTGGCGACGACCGGGCCGGAGGTTTACGAGATCCCCTCGCGCAAGGTGACGGCGGTCGACGCCGTGGGCGCGGGGGATGCGTTCAACGGCGCGCTGGCCGCCGTCCTCGCCGAGGGCCGCCCGCTGGGCGAGGCCCTCGCGTGGGCGACGGCCGCCGCCGCCCTGGCCGTCACCCGTCCCGGCGCCCAGTCCGCCCTGCCGACCCGCGAGGCGATCGACCGGTTCGTCCACGTCAAGGACCGGGGCTGA